ATATTTTTAGAGAGTTAGGTGTAAAGATAGTAGATGCTGATATCGTAGCTAAAAATATCAGCGAACAAGAAGAGAGTATAAAAAAAATAATTGAAATTTTTGGAAAAGATATAGTTGATGAAAATGGAAAAGTTATAAGGGAAAAGTTAAGAGAAAAAGCTTTTAAAAATAGAGATTTACTTCAAGAGTTAAATAGGATTATTCATCCACAAGTGATAGAGTATTTTAAAAAAGTAAAAACTCAAACTTCAGAAGAGGAGTTAGTAATTTTTGATATACCTCTTCTTTATGAAGCAGGAATGGAATATTTATGTGATCAAGTAATAGTAGTTGGATTAGATAAGAAAAAGCAGATAGAGAGAGTTATCTCAAGAGATGGAAGTAGTGAAGAGCTTGCTAAAAAAATAATAGAAAATCAGTTTTCTCTTGAGAGAAAAATGGAAAAAGCAGATATTATAATTATGAATGATGGAACATTAGAGGAATTAGAAGATAAAGTAAAAAAAGTATATATTAATTTAAAGAGAGGTAATTAGATGAAAATAGTAGCCCCAGCGGGAAATATGGAGAGATTTTATGCTGCTGTAAAAGCGGGAGCACAAGAGATATATATGGGACTGAAGGGTTTTGGAGCAAGAAGAAATGCAGAGAATTTTACTCTAGAGGAGTTTAAAGAGGCTATTGATTATGCTCATAAAAGAGGAGTAAAAATATTTTTAACTTTAAATACTATAATGATGGAAAGAGAGATGGAATTTCTTTATCAAAACTTAAAAGTTTTATATGAGTATGGATTAGATGCTGTAATTGTACAAGATTTAGGGTATTTTAAGTATATGAAAGAGAATTTTCCAGAGATGGAATATCATGGAAGTACTCAAATGACAGTTGGAAATCACTATGAAGCTGAGTATTTAAGAAAATTAGGATTTACAAGAGTAGTATTACCTAGAGAGATGACTTTTGAAGAGATAAAAAAAATTAGAGAGAATACAAGTATTGAATTGGAAGTTTTTGTATCGGGAGCTCTTTGTATATGCTATTCAGGAAATTGTTATATGAGTAGCTTTATAGGAAGTAGAAGTGGAAATAGAGGAATGTGTGCTCAACCATGTAGAAAAAAATATGAAAATAGTAGTGGAGAAAAGGGATATTTATTAAGTCCAAAGGATCAACTTTTAGGGTTTGAAGAGATAAAAAAATTGAAAGAGATAGGAATAGAGAGTATAAAAGTAGAAGGACGTATGAAAGATCCTAACTATGTTTTTGAAACAGTATCTTATTACCATAATTTAATTGAAGGAGTAAAAGCTCAAGAGAAAAGTTCAGAGTTATTTAATAGAGGGTATAGTAAAGGTTATTTTTATGGTAATGATAACTATATTATGAATAGGGATTATTCATATAATTTAGGAAAAAATTTAGGTTTATTAAATGGAAAAGAGTTAAAATTAAAAAGTAGAGTAGTATTAGGTGATGGAATAATATATTTATCTAAAGATTTTGAAAAACTTGGTGGTGGATATATTAATAAAATTGAATTAAAAAATGGAAATCTAGGGAAAAAATCAGCAGAAGCTGGAGAAATAATAGTATTAAGAGATGTACCTAGAGGAAGTAAGTACATTTTTAAAAGTTATTCTAAAGAGGT
The window above is part of the uncultured Fusobacterium sp. genome. Proteins encoded here:
- the coaE gene encoding dephospho-CoA kinase (Dephospho-CoA kinase (CoaE) performs the final step in coenzyme A biosynthesis.) yields the protein MIIGLTGGIASGKSTVSNIFRELGVKIVDADIVAKNISEQEESIKKIIEIFGKDIVDENGKVIREKLREKAFKNRDLLQELNRIIHPQVIEYFKKVKTQTSEEELVIFDIPLLYEAGMEYLCDQVIVVGLDKKKQIERVISRDGSSEELAKKIIENQFSLERKMEKADIIIMNDGTLEELEDKVKKVYINLKRGN
- a CDS encoding U32 family peptidase yields the protein MKIVAPAGNMERFYAAVKAGAQEIYMGLKGFGARRNAENFTLEEFKEAIDYAHKRGVKIFLTLNTIMMEREMEFLYQNLKVLYEYGLDAVIVQDLGYFKYMKENFPEMEYHGSTQMTVGNHYEAEYLRKLGFTRVVLPREMTFEEIKKIRENTSIELEVFVSGALCICYSGNCYMSSFIGSRSGNRGMCAQPCRKKYENSSGEKGYLLSPKDQLLGFEEIKKLKEIGIESIKVEGRMKDPNYVFETVSYYHNLIEGVKAQEKSSELFNRGYSKGYFYGNDNYIMNRDYSYNLGKNLGLLNGKELKLKSRVVLGDGIIYLSKDFEKLGGGYINKIELKNGNLGKKSAEAGEIIVLRDVPRGSKYIFKSYSKEVNDDAQNRMKKEEQRLGIKGEFIGKIGEKPILKLEALNNQGIKVEVEVIGEKEVEKASKKALTCEDIESKISEMGDSTFILENFSCNIDAEIFIPLSVLKSLKREGTEKLEEKLIESYRRKAPERFSLSSEKEDIREIELVAIVSNLTQENTVKKYGIEKIYKRGIDIAKEGSLNNQDLNSKLACNLYQMLENNNEKVMLNWNLNITNRYTIEVLAETNKVESVIISPELSFEKIKEIGKTSVKKAILGYSKLKGMYIELPLFNKDEEILKNEEGDTFLAVKNEVGNTEIYLEKPLNILNDIKKLNDLMIDQVVLEFTTETKEEVEKVLEDMKNRKGFYKAYNYERGVY